A region from the Onthophagus taurus isolate NC chromosome 8, IU_Otau_3.0, whole genome shotgun sequence genome encodes:
- the LOC111414153 gene encoding 3-hydroxy-3-methylglutaryl-coenzyme A reductase-like gives MTSTFFRKHGEFCATHPWEVIVAIFTLTACMLTMDKGQWPKPVRTCPGCPNDGEYNPADVILMTAIRCLAVLYAYYQLRHLNTLGSKCILGIAGVFTVFSSFVFISTVINFLRNDVNDLKDALFFFLLLIDLSKAALLAEFALSAANQEEVKNNIATGMSVLGPTITLDTIVVTLVIGVGTLSGAHRWEVLSYFACLSVIVNYIVFMTFYPACLSLISELSNLRINYRSIISLALKAEDHKSNPVVQRVKIIMSVGLMCVHVHSRLPFREDLLGGNNPRAVEHFVSNNTEDTALHSYIMKWLTLSADHIVILILLLALVVKFIFFENEEEFQQIRSQLSQSGEQFLLNQKKTAREERTSILRNRFKSGMPFFISDDSTTTEDREVQTEFPYIDSSDVEVKPSKPKDPRPLDECLTIYKSEWGASTLSDEEVIRLVKNKTIAPYQLEKAVNNPERGVGIRRKIFGENGKFDEALINLPYKDYDYSKVMGACCENVIGYLPVPIGIVGPLKLDGKLMYVPMATTEGCLVASTNRGCRALIQNGVTSRIVKDGMTRAPVVRFPTLAQASEAMAWMENPDNFTKIKEHFDSSSRYARLTRLHINIAGRQLFIRFEAKTGDAMGMNMVSKGTEQSLRFVQNSYPEMEILSLSGNFCTDKKPAAVNWIEGRGKSVVCEAIVPAAVISTVLKTSVKTLVDVNISKNMVGSAMAGSIGGFNAHSANVVTAIYIATGQDPAQNVGSSNCITLMEPCGETGEDLYISCTMPSIEIGTVGGGTILAPQAACLDILNVKGANIANPGENAKQLARIVCATVLAGELSLMSALAAGHLVKSHLKHNRSSTTMSGDVATGKSLFIAPCKDNV, from the exons ggtgAATATAATCCAGCTGATGTGATCTTGATGACGGCCATACGTTGCTTAGCAGTACTTTATGCTTATTATCAGCTGCGGCATCTAAATACACTCGGATCCAAGTGCATCTTAG gCATAGCTGGAGTTTTTACCGTATTTTCCAGCTTCGTTTTTATCTCGACCGTTATCAATTTTCTTCGAAATGATGTTAATGATTTAAA ggatgctttatttttctttttactacTTATCGATTTATCCAAAGCCGCTTTATTGGCGGAATTTGCTTTATCGGCTGCCAATCAAGAGgaagttaaaaataatatagcTACGGGGATGTCTGTATTAGGACCTACAATTACGTTAGATACAATTGTGGTGACGCTTGTTATTGGAGTTGGCACTTTATCTG gtgcTCATCGTTGGGAAGTTCTTTCGTACTTCGCATGTCTTTCAGTAATAGTGAACTACATAGTTTTTATGACTTTTTACCCAGCGTGTTTATCATTAATCTCAgag TTATCAAATCTTCGTATAAATTACCGCTCGATAATTTCTTTAGCGTTAAAAGCTGAAGATCACAAATCAAATCCGGTTGTTCAGCGGGTTAAAATCATAATGTCCGTGGGTTTGATGTGCGTACACGTTCATAG CCGGTTACCGTTTCGGGAGGATTTACTCGGTGGCAACAATCCGAGGGCCGTTGAGCATTTTGTGTCAAATAACACGGAAGATACAGCGTTACATAGCTATATTATGAA atGGTTGACTTTAAGTGCTGACCACATcgtgatattaattttattactcgCTTTGGTGGTTAAGTTCAtcttttttgaaaacgaaGAGGAATTCCAACAAATTCGTAGCCAATTATCGCAATCTggtgaacaatttttgttgaatcaaaaaaagacTGCTCGTGAAGAACGCACATCCAttttaagaaatcgatttaaatCAGGGATGCCATTTTTTATCAGCGATGACTCTACAA CAACAGAAGATAGAGAAGTTCAAACTGAATTTCCGTACATCGACTCAAGCGATGTAGAAGTGAAACCTTCAAAACCGAAGGATCCGCGTCCGTTAGATGAATGTTTAACAATATATAAATCGGAGTGGGGTGCATCAACTTTATCGGATGAGGAAGTAATTCGAttggtaaaaaataaaacgatagCACCTTACCAGTTAGAAAAGGCCGTAAATAACCCAGAACGCGGTGTTGGCATTCgaagaaaaatttttggtGAAAACGGAAAATTCGACGAAGCTTTAATTAATCTCCCCTACAAAGATTACGATTATAGCAAAGTTATGGGTGCTTGTTGTGAAAATGTAATCGGTTATCTTCCAGTGCCAATCGGTATAGTAGGGCCATTAAAATTGGATGGAAAATTAATGTATGTGCCAATGGCTACTACCGAAGGGTGTTTAGTAGCTAGTACTAATCGTGGGTGTCGCGCGTTGATACAAAACGGCGTAACCAGTCGTATTGTTAAAGATGGAATGACGAGAGCTCCAGTTGTTCGATTCCCTACACTTGCTCAAGCTAGCGAAGCTATGGCTTGGATGGAGAACCCTGATAACTTTACGAAAATCAAAGAACATTTTGACTCAAGTAGTCGTTACGCAAGACTCACTCGATTACATATCAACATCGCGGGCAGACAACTTTTTATACGATTTGAAGCGAAAACTGGCGACGCAATGGGTATGAATATGGTCTCAAAAGGAACAGAACAAAGTTTAAGATTCGTACAAAATTCATATCCGGAAATGGAAATTTTAAGTTTGAGTGGAAATTTTTGTACTGACAAAAAACCTGCTGCTGTTAATtg gaTTGAAGGCCGTGGAAAATCGGTTGTATGCGAAGCGATAGTTCCAGCAGCAGTAATATCAACGGTATTAAAAACATCGGTAAAAACTTTAGTTGATGTAaacatatcaaaaaatatggTGGGTTCTGCTATGGCTGGGAGTATAGGAGGGTTTAATGCCCATTCTGCGAATGTTGTAACGGCAATATATATAGCGACGGGTCAAGATCCAGCTCAAAATGTCGGAAGTAGTAATTGTATAACTTTGATGGAGCCTTGCGGAGAAACCGGGGAAGATTTGTATATTTCGTGTACGATGCCGTCGATTGAAATTGGAACGGTTGGTGGAGGAACAATTTTGGCTCCGCAAGCTGCTTGTTTGGATATATTGAATGTGAAAGGTGCGAACATAGCAAATCCTGGAGAAAATGCCAAACAATTGGCGAGGATTGTTTGCGCAACGGTTTTAGCCGGCGAATTATCTTTAATGTCCGCTTTAGCTGCTGGTCATTTGGTTAAAAGTCATTTAAAGCACAATAGATCGTCGACAACGATGAGTGGAGATGTAGCAACGGGTAAAAGTCTATTTATAGCGCCTTGTAAAGATAATGTTTAG